In a single window of the Gossypium hirsutum isolate 1008001.06 chromosome A13, Gossypium_hirsutum_v2.1, whole genome shotgun sequence genome:
- the LOC107894287 gene encoding filament-like plant protein 7 isoform X2, which translates to MDQKTWLWRKKCSLKRIDEEVQMPDSGRDRIVKNLNEKLASVLLDCHAKEDVVTENVQMIQESNAGREKAEEADATLLKEGIDEALRQGKMADEKLARSDAAMKPSSEFERATNELQDKLTETNRRIEELVIENSRLSKALVVKEKLIEDQRKHKSRADAEFSALMARLDVIEKENAFLKYEFHVVEKELEIRNEEMEYNRRLADLAHKQHLDSVKRITKLEAECQKLLNVEEENMVLKAIMIHSSNLARSQTSSRPTEVEVPSMELVRSSQISSELSVTSGFDIGSINGNSSYCSWTNGLVSESEVTVQRRVKNQMQHKAITVPEMRLMDDFEEMEKLALVSGDGYNQVSDHCGFSNTKGMNSRDLVAEGSSDWLQVVLHAIFEHKRVSDRSLDEIIEDIEITLSALNKPACSMHTIESDTPDVNGYIAWKSLNTSPTAGSVCGASSVETLTGTTKKQHFHSNLRKSICKIIELIEGTGLTSYNTSSSSRNQSPKQLAGHEEYFVRVFQCQSSELETVLEQFLCTCDVLLNQRADLENFAEELSFALDWIVNNCATPTEASSARNEIKRHFGCNIWCSLEEENKRLKSDLKNMEARIESETRKGEALTLQLRESEESIGSLQAELKKLKESNDMMEDQVENQKSINEDLETQITVSKAKLNETFQKCSSLEVELEYKNNCCEELEEACFELQLQLESVAKKETPKYVTNQECKQSQNGWEITAASVKLAECQETIMNIGKQLKVLASPHDAALLHRVFSNKGGGGGAATTVINNRGVNKRFSLRDRMLADGGAKEEGLQSPNIQGTLCIHEVGNSSFPQPNNCNNMQASGLLLKASEAYLGSKNESGNAGILALAIVPSKKQGFGFLRRLLFGKKKGHNKKSCHQKTEQ; encoded by the exons ATGGACCAGAAAACATGGCTTTGGAGGAAAAAATGTTCTTTGAAGCGAATTGATGAAGAG GTACAAATGCCTGATAGTGGACGAGATAGAATTGTGAAAAATCTAAATGAAAAGCTTGCTTCAGTTCTCCTTGACTGTCATGCTAAGGAGGATGTGGTGACAGAAAATGTGCAAATGATACAAGAATCCAATGCAG GTAGGGAGAAGGCAGAAGAAGCTGATGCAACCCTTTTAAAGGAAGGGATTGATGAAGCTTTGAGGCAGGGAAAAATGGCAGATGAAAAGTTAGCTCGCTCGGATGCTGCCATGAAGCCATCGAGTGAGTTCGAGAGAGCAACAAATGAATTACAAGACAAGCTGACAGAGACAAACAGGAGGATCGAAGAGTTGGTCATTGAGAACTCTCGTCTGAGTAAGGCCCTGGTGGTGAAAGAAAAATTAATCGAAGATCAGCGGAAGCACAAGTCTCGGGCGGATGCGGAATTCAGTGCACTAATGGCTAGATTAGATGTCATTGAAAAGGAGAACGCGTTTCTGAAATATGAGTTTCATGTTGTCGAGAAGGAGCTTGAGATCAGAAACGAAGAGATGGAATACAATCGTAGATTAGCTGATTTAGCTCATAAGCAACATTTGGACAGTGTAAAGAGGATAACCAAGTTGGAAGCTGAATGCCAGAAATTACTTAATGTGGAAGAAGAGAACATGGTTCTTAAGGCAATAATGATCCATTCATCGAACTTAGCACGTTCTCAAACATCATCCAGGCCGACTGAGGTTGAGGTGCCGTCCATGGAGCTGGTGAGGAGTAGTCAAATATCAAGTGAACTGTCTGTAACATCAGGTTTTGATATTGGAAGTATTAATGGAAACAGCTCTTATTGTTCATGGACTAATGGTTTGGTTTCGGAATCTGAAGTGACCGTACAGAGGAGAGTTAAGAATCAGATGCAGCATAAGGCCATTACGGTTCCAGAAATGAGATTAATGGATGATTTTGAAGAGATGGAAAAATTAGCCTTAGTTTCTGGAGATGGATATAATCAAGTGTCTGATCACTGTGGCTTCAGCAACACAAAAGGGATGAACTCAAGAGATCTGGTAGCTGAAGGATCATCTGATTGGCTTCAGGTTGTTTTGCATGCCATCTTCGAGCACAAACGTGTTTCAGACCGAAGTTTAGATGAAATTATCGAGGACATTGAAATCACTTTGTCTGCTCTTAATAAACCAGCATGTTCAATGCATACCATAGAATCTGATACTCCTGATGTCAATGGCTACATTGCCTGGAAATCTCTGAACACATCTCCGACTGCAGGTTCGGTATGCGGTGCCTCTAGTGTTGAGACCTTGACCGGAACAACAAAGAAGCAACACTTTCATTCTAATCTGAGAAAGTCAATCTGTAAAATCATTGAGTTGATTGAAGGAACTGGTCTAACATCTTACAATACCTCAAGCAGTTCCAGAAATCAAAGTCCCAAACAATTAGCAGGTCATGAAGAGTACTTTGTCCGTGTTTTTCAATGCCAAAGTTCTGAATTAGAAACTGTTTTAGAACAGTTTCTTTGTACATGTGATGTTCTGTTGAATCAAAGGGCTGATCTTGAAAATTTTGCTGAAGAACTCTCATTTGCTTTAGACTGGATTGTAAACAATTGTGCTACTCCTACGGAAGCTTCAAGTGCAAGGAACGAGATCAAAAGGCATTTTGGTTGCAATATTTGGTGTAGCCTGGAAGAAGAAAACAAGAGATTAAAATCTGATTTGAAGAATATGGAAGCCAGGATCGAGTCAGAAACTCGCAAGGGTGAGGCCTTGACGTTACAACTTCGTGAATCAGAAGAAAGCATTGGAAGCTTACAAGCAGAACTTAAGAAGCTAAAAGAATCAAACGATATGATGGAGGATCAGGTTGAAAATCAGAAATCAATAAATGAAGATCTCGAAACCCAAATCACAGTTTCCAAAGCTAAACTGAACGAAACCTTCCAGAAATGTTCATCTTTGGAAGTCGAGTTGGAGTACAAAAATAACTGTTGTGAGGAGCTAGAAGAGGCATGTTTTGAGCTTCAACTCCAGTTAGAGAG TGTGGCAAAGAAAGAAACACCGAAATATGTCACGAATCAAGAGTGCAAGCAATCTCAAAAT GGTTGGGAAATTACTGCCGCTTCAGTCAAGTTAGCAGAGTGCCAAGAAACAATTATGAACATAGGTAAGCAACTAAAGGTGTTGGCCTCACCACATGATGCAGCTCTCCTTCACAGGGTTTTCTCCAACaagggtggtggtggtggtgctgCCACCACTGTAATAAACAATAGAGGGGTGAACAAACGCTTCTCCTTGCGCGATCGAATGCTGGCTGATGGTGGTGCTAAAGAAGAAGGGCTCCAGTCTCCCAATATCCAAGGAACTTTATGCATCCATGAAGTAGGGAATTCATCCTTTCCACAACCCAATAACTGCAACAACATGCAAGCTTCAGGTTTGCTGTTAAAGGCATCAGAAGCATATCTTGGTTCCAAGAATGAAAGTGGAAATGCTGGAATTTTGGCTTTGGCAATAGTGCCAAGCAAGAAGCAAGGATTTGGTTTCCTAAGGAGgctgctttttggaaagaagaaAGGTCACAATAAGAAATCTTGTCACCAAAAGACTGAGCAGTGA
- the LOC107894287 gene encoding filament-like plant protein 7 isoform X1, with protein sequence MEAWVFASRIQVMDQKTWLWRKKCSLKRIDEEVQMPDSGRDRIVKNLNEKLASVLLDCHAKEDVVTENVQMIQESNAGREKAEEADATLLKEGIDEALRQGKMADEKLARSDAAMKPSSEFERATNELQDKLTETNRRIEELVIENSRLSKALVVKEKLIEDQRKHKSRADAEFSALMARLDVIEKENAFLKYEFHVVEKELEIRNEEMEYNRRLADLAHKQHLDSVKRITKLEAECQKLLNVEEENMVLKAIMIHSSNLARSQTSSRPTEVEVPSMELVRSSQISSELSVTSGFDIGSINGNSSYCSWTNGLVSESEVTVQRRVKNQMQHKAITVPEMRLMDDFEEMEKLALVSGDGYNQVSDHCGFSNTKGMNSRDLVAEGSSDWLQVVLHAIFEHKRVSDRSLDEIIEDIEITLSALNKPACSMHTIESDTPDVNGYIAWKSLNTSPTAGSVCGASSVETLTGTTKKQHFHSNLRKSICKIIELIEGTGLTSYNTSSSSRNQSPKQLAGHEEYFVRVFQCQSSELETVLEQFLCTCDVLLNQRADLENFAEELSFALDWIVNNCATPTEASSARNEIKRHFGCNIWCSLEEENKRLKSDLKNMEARIESETRKGEALTLQLRESEESIGSLQAELKKLKESNDMMEDQVENQKSINEDLETQITVSKAKLNETFQKCSSLEVELEYKNNCCEELEEACFELQLQLESVAKKETPKYVTNQECKQSQNGWEITAASVKLAECQETIMNIGKQLKVLASPHDAALLHRVFSNKGGGGGAATTVINNRGVNKRFSLRDRMLADGGAKEEGLQSPNIQGTLCIHEVGNSSFPQPNNCNNMQASGLLLKASEAYLGSKNESGNAGILALAIVPSKKQGFGFLRRLLFGKKKGHNKKSCHQKTEQ encoded by the exons atggaaGCTTGGGTTTTTGCTTCAA GAATCCAAGTCATGGACCAGAAAACATGGCTTTGGAGGAAAAAATGTTCTTTGAAGCGAATTGATGAAGAG GTACAAATGCCTGATAGTGGACGAGATAGAATTGTGAAAAATCTAAATGAAAAGCTTGCTTCAGTTCTCCTTGACTGTCATGCTAAGGAGGATGTGGTGACAGAAAATGTGCAAATGATACAAGAATCCAATGCAG GTAGGGAGAAGGCAGAAGAAGCTGATGCAACCCTTTTAAAGGAAGGGATTGATGAAGCTTTGAGGCAGGGAAAAATGGCAGATGAAAAGTTAGCTCGCTCGGATGCTGCCATGAAGCCATCGAGTGAGTTCGAGAGAGCAACAAATGAATTACAAGACAAGCTGACAGAGACAAACAGGAGGATCGAAGAGTTGGTCATTGAGAACTCTCGTCTGAGTAAGGCCCTGGTGGTGAAAGAAAAATTAATCGAAGATCAGCGGAAGCACAAGTCTCGGGCGGATGCGGAATTCAGTGCACTAATGGCTAGATTAGATGTCATTGAAAAGGAGAACGCGTTTCTGAAATATGAGTTTCATGTTGTCGAGAAGGAGCTTGAGATCAGAAACGAAGAGATGGAATACAATCGTAGATTAGCTGATTTAGCTCATAAGCAACATTTGGACAGTGTAAAGAGGATAACCAAGTTGGAAGCTGAATGCCAGAAATTACTTAATGTGGAAGAAGAGAACATGGTTCTTAAGGCAATAATGATCCATTCATCGAACTTAGCACGTTCTCAAACATCATCCAGGCCGACTGAGGTTGAGGTGCCGTCCATGGAGCTGGTGAGGAGTAGTCAAATATCAAGTGAACTGTCTGTAACATCAGGTTTTGATATTGGAAGTATTAATGGAAACAGCTCTTATTGTTCATGGACTAATGGTTTGGTTTCGGAATCTGAAGTGACCGTACAGAGGAGAGTTAAGAATCAGATGCAGCATAAGGCCATTACGGTTCCAGAAATGAGATTAATGGATGATTTTGAAGAGATGGAAAAATTAGCCTTAGTTTCTGGAGATGGATATAATCAAGTGTCTGATCACTGTGGCTTCAGCAACACAAAAGGGATGAACTCAAGAGATCTGGTAGCTGAAGGATCATCTGATTGGCTTCAGGTTGTTTTGCATGCCATCTTCGAGCACAAACGTGTTTCAGACCGAAGTTTAGATGAAATTATCGAGGACATTGAAATCACTTTGTCTGCTCTTAATAAACCAGCATGTTCAATGCATACCATAGAATCTGATACTCCTGATGTCAATGGCTACATTGCCTGGAAATCTCTGAACACATCTCCGACTGCAGGTTCGGTATGCGGTGCCTCTAGTGTTGAGACCTTGACCGGAACAACAAAGAAGCAACACTTTCATTCTAATCTGAGAAAGTCAATCTGTAAAATCATTGAGTTGATTGAAGGAACTGGTCTAACATCTTACAATACCTCAAGCAGTTCCAGAAATCAAAGTCCCAAACAATTAGCAGGTCATGAAGAGTACTTTGTCCGTGTTTTTCAATGCCAAAGTTCTGAATTAGAAACTGTTTTAGAACAGTTTCTTTGTACATGTGATGTTCTGTTGAATCAAAGGGCTGATCTTGAAAATTTTGCTGAAGAACTCTCATTTGCTTTAGACTGGATTGTAAACAATTGTGCTACTCCTACGGAAGCTTCAAGTGCAAGGAACGAGATCAAAAGGCATTTTGGTTGCAATATTTGGTGTAGCCTGGAAGAAGAAAACAAGAGATTAAAATCTGATTTGAAGAATATGGAAGCCAGGATCGAGTCAGAAACTCGCAAGGGTGAGGCCTTGACGTTACAACTTCGTGAATCAGAAGAAAGCATTGGAAGCTTACAAGCAGAACTTAAGAAGCTAAAAGAATCAAACGATATGATGGAGGATCAGGTTGAAAATCAGAAATCAATAAATGAAGATCTCGAAACCCAAATCACAGTTTCCAAAGCTAAACTGAACGAAACCTTCCAGAAATGTTCATCTTTGGAAGTCGAGTTGGAGTACAAAAATAACTGTTGTGAGGAGCTAGAAGAGGCATGTTTTGAGCTTCAACTCCAGTTAGAGAG TGTGGCAAAGAAAGAAACACCGAAATATGTCACGAATCAAGAGTGCAAGCAATCTCAAAAT GGTTGGGAAATTACTGCCGCTTCAGTCAAGTTAGCAGAGTGCCAAGAAACAATTATGAACATAGGTAAGCAACTAAAGGTGTTGGCCTCACCACATGATGCAGCTCTCCTTCACAGGGTTTTCTCCAACaagggtggtggtggtggtgctgCCACCACTGTAATAAACAATAGAGGGGTGAACAAACGCTTCTCCTTGCGCGATCGAATGCTGGCTGATGGTGGTGCTAAAGAAGAAGGGCTCCAGTCTCCCAATATCCAAGGAACTTTATGCATCCATGAAGTAGGGAATTCATCCTTTCCACAACCCAATAACTGCAACAACATGCAAGCTTCAGGTTTGCTGTTAAAGGCATCAGAAGCATATCTTGGTTCCAAGAATGAAAGTGGAAATGCTGGAATTTTGGCTTTGGCAATAGTGCCAAGCAAGAAGCAAGGATTTGGTTTCCTAAGGAGgctgctttttggaaagaagaaAGGTCACAATAAGAAATCTTGTCACCAAAAGACTGAGCAGTGA